The sequence below is a genomic window from Sulfuracidifex metallicus DSM 6482 = JCM 9184.
TTCAAGGGGATGTCAGGAAAGCATAGTAGGAAAAGACCAGTTCTTTGAGTTTCGTAATTGGATTCAACGTTGAAAAGAGGTCTTACATTCTCTATTTAAAAATACTCATGTGAGGCAGATTTTTATCCACACATATGCTTGTTTAATTATTGAAAGTAAGCTTCCCCAAGCTAAAATTTGATGATAAAATTCTTTTTAGAATAATAGGAATAGTTGTTAGGGCAATACTTATAGTGGGTATAATTACCCAAATAGGAATAACAATTTTCCTCACTGTAAGCTCGCTGATAATTAGCGGACCAGTAGCTCTAGTCACTACTGCAATTGAAAATGCTCTCCTGATCATAGTGCTTCTTGAAATTTATTTGGCTGTTGAGGATTACTTATCTGGTAAGGGAAGAACGGCAAGCTACGTTATAGATGCTTCAATATCCTTTATAGTAAGGGAAATAATAATAGACGTATTTAACGGCGTGGACTCAAATACGACCTTGCTAGTCCTAGCTGGAATCGTAGCTATACTTTCTTTCTCTAGATTCCTGACCAGCAGAGCTGAGAAAGGTATCTAAAAGAGAATTTAATTAAAAACTTCTATTAATAAAATATAACTTCTGTTTTTTATTTTATTTTCGTTTTATGAAGTGTTAAGAATCATTTCATAAGTCTAAAGTCCTCTGCCTTTTCATCTATCTTCCCTAGTATAACGAAACCTTTACCTTTCTCAACGTCCACTTCCCATACGTGCTTGTCGTGGTCGGTCTGTCTCATTTTTTCTATTAAGATAAATTTCCTCAGTCTGCCGTTTTTCACTACCCTCCTAAACCTGATTATTCCATCTGCAACGTGTTCTACACCAAAGCCGAAAGCTTGAGATGTGGTGACGGCGTATTGAGACGTAACGTAAGTGGTAAATTTCCATTTATCTAAAGATCTCTTTAGATAATAGCTAATTTTTCTAGCCATGGCGGGCTTATCCAAGAAAAGAGTGCTGACGCTATCAATAACCAACCTTCCTTTCCCGTAACCCAATACCTTCTTAGCATCGATTATCTTCTGAACTACCTCTTCCGGTGTGACGTTAACCAGAGACCATTGATCCTCCTTCTCCTTCATCAACGCGTCAATGATGATCAGCTTTTTCTCCAGTAGAGAAGAAAAATCCCATCCGAATTGACCTGCTTGTCTTATTATAGAGTCCCTGCTTTCCTCCGTGGTTACATAAACGCACGGCTCTCCCTTCTTTAATCCTTCAGCGATGAAGTGCAAAGAAAATATTGTCTTCCCAGTACCTGGCTCTCCCGTTAGAGCCACCATGAAGCCTTGTGGTATTCCTCCCTCCAAGAGTCTGTCGAAACCAGGGACACCGGTTGATAACCTTTCTATATTACCAATCGTCATAATATTTAACTATGTAATACAAGGGTAATAAGCTGAGTTATGACGAACAGCGGATCTCCTGAGGTGAATGATGAATGTATTGGGTGAAGAAAAATCGACTTGCAGGATCTTGCATACCTTATATGGAGGGTGAAATTCAGGAATGGGTAATGAGCGGAGTCAGGAGGGTAATAGTTTTGCCGCAAGACTGGGAAATTGAGGATGCTTGGGGGGACGTTAATTATTACTTCTCGATGCTTAGGAAATATAAGCTGGAGTTCATCCATGTGCCCGTTGAAGACAATATGCCACCTACAATGGAACAGTTCGTAGAGATCCTGAAATGGATTAAGAGCAACAACTCCCCTTTGCTTGTACATTGTGTGTGGGGAATAGGAAGAACTGGCACTGTCCTTAGCTCAATCCTAACCTTGGAGGGACTATCATGGGAGGAATCCATAGCAAACGTAAGGAAAGTTAGAGAGGGTGCGGTTCAGAGTTATCAACAGATGTTATTTGTAAAGGAGGTTGAGGAGAAGAGAGAATGGTTGAAGAGCATACTCTACTCTTCTTAAGGTATTTACAGAGTGTTTTCTCTTCAATGATAAAGGAGGAACACCTGAAAATAGAAAACGTTAAGGAAGTATGTGCTGTTGACGTGGCTTACAACGGCAAAACCGGATTCGCGGTGGCATCCAGAGGATCATTCCAAGAGGTAGTCCAGCATAAGGTATTTTCAGGAGCTGTGGACTTCCCTTATATTTCAGGATATCTATTCATGAGAGAAGCGCCAATCATGTTGAAGGCATTGGAGGGATTTCAATGTGACCTCCTCTTGGTTGACGGGCATGGGACAGCACATCCAAGGAGAAGTGGGATTGCGGTAGTTCTAGGAGTTTTACTAAATCTACCTACTATAGGAATAGCTAAGTCAAGGTTAACTGGGGAGATCCTACAAGACGGAGGGGTAAATTACGTTGTAGTTAACGGAAAAAAAGAGGGAGTTAAGTCGGGGAAATATTACTACAGCATTGGAAACAAAGTAGATCTAGAGGACTGCGTTTATGTATCCAAAATGGGATATCCAGGGATACTTAAGGAAACTGATAGGTTAACTAAGAAATACAAAAAGGGAGAGAACGAAAGCTCAAAGGAATGAGGTTTCCCTTTATTTCCTCTCCGCCCTGAAAAAGTGAGGCTTGCATCACCAAATCTCCAAACCTTTGTAAAGAACGTTTACGGGAAAAAGAAAGGAGATCTTTTACCAAAGTACGAGTTATATATTTTTATCTATTAAAATAGAGAAAAGAAATTTTAACTCTTGTGAAAAGAAACTTCCTAGAAAGCCACCACGTTTTTTATATATTCCTTTTACATGAATAAAAATTATGGAAATTAGGGTTCCAGAGATTCATGAAAGCGACGAGGTCTATTTACCTCCTTCCTCAACCGCGTTGTTAGTTGTTGACATGCAAAACGACTTCGTGGACAAAAAGGGAAAGCTTTACGTACCTAGCGCAGAATCTACCATTAAGCCAATTCAGGAACTTATAAAGAAATTCAGGGATGCAGGTTCACTGGTTATATATACTCAAGATTGGCACATGAAGGACGATCCTGAGTTCAAGATATGGGGAGAGCATGCCTTGGCTGGGACATGGGGTGCTGAAATATATCCAAATCTGACCCCAGAGAAAGATGATTTCTTAATCAAGAAGTACAGATACGACGCCTTCTTCGGCACATCCCTTGACTACGTGCTGAGAGTTAAGAACGTGAAAAACTTGGTAGTCGTAGGAACTGTTGCTAACATATGTGTACTTCACACTGCAGGAAGTGCAGCACTGAGATGGTATAATGTAATAGTACCGAAGGAAGGAATATCAGCATTAGATCAGTTCGACTATTACTCAACTTTACGACAAGTGGAATTCCTTTACAAAGGTATAATAACTACATATAAAGGGGTAAATCTACAACATTAATACGAAAGCAATGGAAGATTACTATGCGATAGTACATAACGACTTTGATGGGACAGCTTCAGCTGCAGTCTACGCTAGGGCCGTCGGTTATTTACCTAAAAACACTTTTTTTACGGAGCCGACGCGACTGCATAATTTCTTGAATAAGCTAGAGCTTAGGGGAGTAAAGAAAATAGTCCTCGCAGATCTTGGAGCTAACGGATCCACAATAGACCAAGTAACGGAAAGATTGAGTTGGATAGTATCTCAGGGCGTTGAGGTGGAGTGGTTCGATCATCATGTGTGGAAACAGGAATGGAAGGATAAAGTAACGCAGGCTGGAGTTCATTTATATCATGATACTTCAACCTGCGGAGCTGGGGTAGTCCATAAAGTAAAGAATCCGCAGGATGAGTTCTCCTCAAAATTAGCTTCAGCTGACTGTTCAGTTGATATATGGCTTCACAACGATCCCATGGGCGAAAAATTAAGGAGAGTAGTTGAGAATTCCCCTGACTACTCGTGGAAACTCCATTTAGTTGAGACTTTCTTCAAGGGAGAGCTCTGGAACGATGAATTCCAGAAAATCTTGGAAGACAAGATTGACGAGGAACTTAAAGGCTACAAGAAGCTCGAGAAGTACTTTAAAGTTATAGATATAGACGGGAAAAAGGTAGCGATAGCCATTAGGTGGAGAGGCCCTCCCGATATAAGTTATGCCTCTCAATATATTATGTCAAGGACTGGGGCAGTGGTCTTCGTTTCAGCCAACGGAAAGTCAATCTCGTTCAGGAGTTCCACGTATGAAATTAGAAGGTTCGCTCTGGAGTTCGGTGGAGGAGGCCATCCGTTGGCTGCAGGCGCAGCACTTAGGGTTCCAGCTTTACACAGATTCTTCAGGAGGATAGGAATAAGGAAATTCATGATGAATTGGGTAACTACAAGAGTTGAACAAGCGGTGAAAAAGGCTGGATTCCAGGAATACAAAGAGAATAGAGCAATGTCGCAGTGAAGAATAAAAACGCTTTTTATCCCTTAATTTAAAGAAACCTTTAAATCGTAAAGTAGCTAGCAAGTTGTAGTGAATACGAAATGAAACTGTATCAGAAGTTCCCTGAAACTCAAGTTCTCACAACCCAAGGTGTAATTGACTTTTACAAGGATATATTCGGCAAAGGAAAGTGGCTATTCCTATTCGCCCACCCGGCTGACTTCACTCCAGTCTGCACCACGGAATTCGTTGAGTTCTCCAAGGCATATAACGACTTCGCCAACTTGGGCGTTCAGCTAGTAGGTCTTAGCGTAGATAGTGTATATTCACACATAGAGTGGCTGAAGGACATACAAGAGAAGTACGGAATCAAGGTTCCATTCCCTGTAATTGCTGACCCGGACAAGAAATTCGCTAGGTTGCTAGATATAGTCGATGAAGCATCGGGACAGACAATAAGGGGAGTTTTCCTCGTCAGTCCAGACGGCGTAATAAGGTTTATAGCCTACTATCCTCTGGAAGCTGGAAGGAAGATATCTGAGCTGTTGAGAATAACAAAGGCAATGATAGTTAACTACAAGGCTAAGGTTGTGCTACCTGCAAACTGGGAGCCAGGTCAGGACGTAATAGTCCCACCGCCAAACGTTTTCGATGAAGCTACAATGAGAATGAAGATGCCAAAGGCAAAGTCATGGTACTTGTTATTCAAGGATTATAACGAGCTTCCTCAGGATCAGAAAGTGTAAAGCCATCATATTAACAGAGATATATGCATTTTTTTCTTTATTTCTTTTACTACCTTTCCTTTTATATTTCAACATGAATATTATTTTCATGTGACATTATATTATTACCTTTTCCCTTCTCATTTCCTATCATTTCTAATCGTGATGATATTTCCCGTAATTGATTCCCCTGTTATAAGAACGATCTCAAGGTATTAACCTTCAATACCTTTTCTTTGTGCCGCAGATAGAGTCAGATCGAAATTAAAAGTCATGGTAGAGGAAAGACTAATTCAGATGCCTATTGTTACTACGTTCCCGTTTGCTGGAAAAGCTACATTATAAATTTTTGTCCTACCGTTGGAGTAAAACGTCCTCTTGGAGTAGTGTGCATGTCCATGTATTGCAATATCTGGAGGACATTTTACCTTTTCAACAATAGGATAGCCTAAAAACGGGTAAACTGATTCTCGCTCTCCGAAAACAGTCTCCATAGAGGAAGCGTAATGCGTTACAAGTATCTTTACGTCAGCTTCTTGACAGAGTAGCTCCTCAATTCTTTCCAACTTCTTCTTATAGTAAGCTGAATCAATTCCCATCAACTGTTGAAACCTTGTAGGTCGTTGCAACACTCCATCACTTCCCACTATGAGAACGCGCCTAGAGTCAAAATCCATCAAAATTGACGAATCGTCTAACCACGTTATTCCAGGATATTCCTTCTTGTAACTCTCTCTATACTGCTGAAAGTCTTCATTTCCGAAGACTGCTACACACTTTTTCTCTTTTACTTGATTAAAAATAGGATATAGATGCTTGTAGCCACCTCTGTCTGCCAAGTCTCCAGCCAATACTAACAAGTCGAAATCTCTTACTTTATTTAGAGAATTTAGAAACTTGCCAGTCCATTTCGGAGAATGTATATCTGAAGATGCTATTAGCTTCAACAATACCAACTATTCTTTTTAGGGTTTTTAACTTTCCTTACTAACTCAATGGACTGGAAACTACCCCTCCCTTACGGACAAGGCTTACTACTTCCTAGCCTTACAGAGGCAGAGGGCGTAACTCCGCAGGCACTGTCGTTCCAATCCCGACCACTAATGTGATCCTACTGTGTCCCATATGGGACTATTGGATGGGGCAGAGACGTAACACGTAGACTCTCGCTTTAACCAAGGCGTCTCGTTGATGCTTATCAAGTCAGTGACTATCATAAATAGAATATTTGAGGGAAAAAGAAGTACATAAATGAGTGGCTGTCCATCCACCACCTTACGGTGAGGGTCTTCCGCTCCATTGACCCAGTTAAGATAAGTCAATAATATTTAACCCGATTCAAAGAGTAACCCATGAACGAGACTGAAATTAGAAGAGAATTAAACGTAATTTCAGAAAGAGTGAATGAATGCTTAAAGGAAGAGAACGACTGCAGCGAAATTAAGGATAGATTGAACGAACTTCTTCAGGAGGCTTCCCAACAGAACATGAAGGGAGTTGTAGAGAGAATTCAAGAAATTTTAGAAAGACTTGAGGAAAACCAGGAAAGTTAAGAAAGAAAAGGACATCTAAAATAAATGGAAATATTAAGAATAAGGCTAAATGAGCTAAAAACATATTTAATTTAATCTAGATACTCTAACCCTTAGCTGATACGTAGGTGAATGAGAATTTTCTTTATAAGGCTTATTACTCTAGAGGAGCTACATTTGCACGAGAAGTGCAAATCCTTTTGAACCTAACCACTGAAGCAGAATAAACGATCTAGATGGACAAAGATACTGTTCTTCAACTGATTAAGGATACTTACCACGAAGAAGGGAAGCCAGTGTCCTTCTCGAGACTGAAGAAGAGACTAGGAGTTAAGGATGGCTCGGAGTTGCTAAAGGCAATTGCTGAACTCAAGATGGAAAACAAGGTCATAGAGAAGTCTTCAGGGTCTGGAAAGTCATTTTCTCCAGCTGAGAGCTTTGAAGCAACCAATGACAACGACGTTTTAAAGACCTTGATGGAGGAAGTTAGAACTCTTAAGAACGAAGTGAAAGCGTTAAAAGAGTCTTGGAAGGCTCGGGTAGACACTACTGCTTTCGATGATGCGTATAGTAGAATAAGCGATTCATTAGGTTATGCATCGCTTGAGAGGATTAGGGTAGAACTTGGAATGGGTAAAGAAGAGTTCTATAGCAAGTTCAGAAAACATGTAGAGGAAAACTACGAGATGATTGCTGGCGGAGACGACGGCTACGTTAGGAAGGGAGTTCTATTCGGAATAATAAAGAGGAGAAAGGGTGATAAAAGATGACCTTATGTAAAATACCAAAAGTAACCGTTACAACGTGGAGTGTAAAGAACGTAGTCCTAGCAGGACCCACCTACAGAAAGTACTACGAGAGAGGACTATCCCTCATGAAGGAGGGGCAAGTAGCCTCGATCGTAGGACAGCCCGGAATGGGGAAAACCACGATTCTAAAGAAGTTAGAAGAAAGCTCAAAGGAATGGATAAAACCGATCTTCCTTGACATGGCAAATAAGGATGATTTGTCATCGGAGTTTTGGACCAAGATTAACGAGACCGAAATAAGGAAAGACTCGCTAATCAGATTGGAGGGAAGAAAGAAGGAATTGGGTTACACCTTCTGGAAGAAGCTCTTCGGAGTCAAGTTCTGGGATCATGTGGAAAGAATGTGCGGTAAAGTTGACGACGTTGATATGAGACTATTCTGCATGCAGTATCCTAAGAACTACGATGGAATGATTTCTTTAATTAAGGACTTAAAGGAAATCAACAAGGTAGGATTATTAATAGACGAGGTAAGGGAAACTCACTTGCCAGTCATTCACCGTGTGATAAACGCGGGTTTGGGAGTTCCTGTCATAATGGCAATTCCAACGGATTCGTTCAGTAGGATAAGCGACTTAGCTTTACGTAGAAGGATAGAGGAAAGTAGGATCTCCCTAGATGACGGGGTGACTGAGGAAGACGTAAAGGAGATAGTTGAGACCTACTGCGGTGAGTTAGGAGACTTATTGTTGCCCATGATCAACTTACTTTGGAAAGGTAAGGAGCTTCCCTCTATAAGTTCCATATTACAGTTCCTAAGGTCTGAATCGGAAAAAGCTGAAAGGGAATGCGGTGAATCAATAGAATGCATGAAGAATTACGTGGAGAAATCAATGGCTTTGAAGAATCCTGAGGAGGAAACTAGGGAGATGGAAAAGAGAGTAAGGGAGGCACTTTCCCTCTTATCTCAAGAATTTTCCATAAAGTACATTCACCCCAGAGGAAAGCGGGTAGTTGACTCTAACGGTAAGTCGGTATTGGCTTCATTATTCTTCCTAACCGAAGACGGTGCTTACATAGGGACGGTAAAACTTTCTAAGGATGGGGAGCTACCTGACAAAGCTGACGTAGAAAGTATCCTCACTGTAAATACTGTGGAACATGATAAAAAAGATTACAAGGTACTAGGGAAACTAGTAATCACTAACGCGAACGTTAACGGTACTAACTTCGTAACAATGAGCACAATAGAGGTACTAAGGATCGTAGACGGTGACGTAGACATACTTGCAGAGAAACTGAAGGAACGCCTGAGGGAGAGCAACTTGATTGGAAAGACTTCCGCAAACGAGGCATCAAATGAAACTTGAAATAAATGTTAATACATTCTATTTATAAAAAAGCAAAGATA
It includes:
- a CDS encoding KaiC domain-containing protein, which produces MTIGNIERLSTGVPGFDRLLEGGIPQGFMVALTGEPGTGKTIFSLHFIAEGLKKGEPCVYVTTEESRDSIIRQAGQFGWDFSSLLEKKLIIIDALMKEKEDQWSLVNVTPEEVVQKIIDAKKVLGYGKGRLVIDSVSTLFLDKPAMARKISYYLKRSLDKWKFTTYVTSQYAVTTSQAFGFGVEHVADGIIRFRRVVKNGRLRKFILIEKMRQTDHDKHVWEVDVEKGKGFVILGKIDEKAEDFRLMK
- a CDS encoding peroxiredoxin is translated as MKLYQKFPETQVLTTQGVIDFYKDIFGKGKWLFLFAHPADFTPVCTTEFVEFSKAYNDFANLGVQLVGLSVDSVYSHIEWLKDIQEKYGIKVPFPVIADPDKKFARLLDIVDEASGQTIRGVFLVSPDGVIRFIAYYPLEAGRKISELLRITKAMIVNYKAKVVLPANWEPGQDVIVPPPNVFDEATMRMKMPKAKSWYLLFKDYNELPQDQKV
- a CDS encoding metallophosphoesterase, whose translation is MKLIASSDIHSPKWTGKFLNSLNKVRDFDLLVLAGDLADRGGYKHLYPIFNQVKEKKCVAVFGNEDFQQYRESYKKEYPGITWLDDSSILMDFDSRRVLIVGSDGVLQRPTRFQQLMGIDSAYYKKKLERIEELLCQEADVKILVTHYASSMETVFGERESVYPFLGYPIVEKVKCPPDIAIHGHAHYSKRTFYSNGRTKIYNVAFPANGNVVTIGI
- a CDS encoding protein-tyrosine phosphatase family protein, which gives rise to MYWVKKNRLAGSCIPYMEGEIQEWVMSGVRRVIVLPQDWEIEDAWGDVNYYFSMLRKYKLEFIHVPVEDNMPPTMEQFVEILKWIKSNNSPLLVHCVWGIGRTGTVLSSILTLEGLSWEESIANVRKVREGAVQSYQQMLFVKEVEEKREWLKSILYSS
- a CDS encoding phosphate-starvation-inducible PsiE family protein; translation: MKVSFPKLKFDDKILFRIIGIVVRAILIVGIITQIGITIFLTVSSLIISGPVALVTTAIENALLIIVLLEIYLAVEDYLSGKGRTASYVIDASISFIVREIIIDVFNGVDSNTTLLVLAGIVAILSFSRFLTSRAEKGI
- a CDS encoding ATP-binding protein, with the protein product MTLCKIPKVTVTTWSVKNVVLAGPTYRKYYERGLSLMKEGQVASIVGQPGMGKTTILKKLEESSKEWIKPIFLDMANKDDLSSEFWTKINETEIRKDSLIRLEGRKKELGYTFWKKLFGVKFWDHVERMCGKVDDVDMRLFCMQYPKNYDGMISLIKDLKEINKVGLLIDEVRETHLPVIHRVINAGLGVPVIMAIPTDSFSRISDLALRRRIEESRISLDDGVTEEDVKEIVETYCGELGDLLLPMINLLWKGKELPSISSILQFLRSESEKAERECGESIECMKNYVEKSMALKNPEEETREMEKRVREALSLLSQEFSIKYIHPRGKRVVDSNGKSVLASLFFLTEDGAYIGTVKLSKDGELPDKADVESILTVNTVEHDKKDYKVLGKLVITNANVNGTNFVTMSTIEVLRIVDGDVDILAEKLKERLRESNLIGKTSANEASNET
- a CDS encoding isochorismatase family cysteine hydrolase — its product is MEIRVPEIHESDEVYLPPSSTALLVVDMQNDFVDKKGKLYVPSAESTIKPIQELIKKFRDAGSLVIYTQDWHMKDDPEFKIWGEHALAGTWGAEIYPNLTPEKDDFLIKKYRYDAFFGTSLDYVLRVKNVKNLVVVGTVANICVLHTAGSAALRWYNVIVPKEGISALDQFDYYSTLRQVEFLYKGIITTYKGVNLQH
- a CDS encoding endonuclease V, with amino-acid sequence MVEEHTLLFLRYLQSVFSSMIKEEHLKIENVKEVCAVDVAYNGKTGFAVASRGSFQEVVQHKVFSGAVDFPYISGYLFMREAPIMLKALEGFQCDLLLVDGHGTAHPRRSGIAVVLGVLLNLPTIGIAKSRLTGEILQDGGVNYVVVNGKKEGVKSGKYYYSIGNKVDLEDCVYVSKMGYPGILKETDRLTKKYKKGENESSKE
- a CDS encoding DHHA1 domain-containing protein, producing the protein MEDYYAIVHNDFDGTASAAVYARAVGYLPKNTFFTEPTRLHNFLNKLELRGVKKIVLADLGANGSTIDQVTERLSWIVSQGVEVEWFDHHVWKQEWKDKVTQAGVHLYHDTSTCGAGVVHKVKNPQDEFSSKLASADCSVDIWLHNDPMGEKLRRVVENSPDYSWKLHLVETFFKGELWNDEFQKILEDKIDEELKGYKKLEKYFKVIDIDGKKVAIAIRWRGPPDISYASQYIMSRTGAVVFVSANGKSISFRSSTYEIRRFALEFGGGGHPLAAGAALRVPALHRFFRRIGIRKFMMNWVTTRVEQAVKKAGFQEYKENRAMSQ